From Phyllopteryx taeniolatus isolate TA_2022b chromosome 18, UOR_Ptae_1.2, whole genome shotgun sequence, the proteins below share one genomic window:
- the ubxn2a gene encoding UBX domain-containing protein 2A produces MIHNDTEDDDNWVASDDNEEEAPMRCSFSVEDLLDEVEKICYDASGTSKVEMVVRLWKDGFTVNDQEFRSYSVPANQEFLDAIKRGELPAEWESRAEEEELEVNVEDLTEEEYVPRKKVFHPFSGRGYRLGSVAPRVVARSPSVHDDGESPPIPMVTLDHALPVTSLQLWLADGRRLVQRFNLSHRIVDVHDFVSRCQRSCPPFVLTTSLPVRELHDKELSLEAADLANAVIVQRPLNTHAPFAP; encoded by the exons ATGATACACAATGACACCGAGGATGATGACAATTG GGTTGCCAGCGATGACAACGAAGAGGAGGCTCCGATGAGGTGTAGCTTCTCTGTGGAAGACCTCCTGGACGAGGTGGAGAAGATCTGTTATGACGCCTCGGGAACATCCAAG GTGGAGATGGTGGTGCGTCTCTGGAAGGACGGCTTCACCGTCAACGACCAGGAGTTCCGCAGCTACTCAGTCCCTGCAAACCAGGAGTTCCTGGATGCCATCAAAAGGGG GGAACTTCCGGCAGAGTGGGAGAGCcgagcagaggaggaggaactGGAGGTCAACGTGGAGGATCTGACGGAGGAAGAGTACGTTCCCAGGAAGAAGGTTTTCCACCCTTTCAGCGGGCGAGGATACCGGCTCGGCAG CGTGGCGCCCCGAGTGGTGGCCCGCTCGCCGTCGGTGCACGACGACGGCGAATCTCCCCCCATCCCCATGGTAACCCTGGACCACGCCCTGCCGGTCACCTCACTGCAGCTCTGGTTGGCCGACGGCCGCAGGCTGGTGCAGCGCTTCAACCTATCGCATCG GATCGTAGACGTTCACGACTTTGTGTCGCGCTGCCAGAGGAGCTGCCCGCCTTTCGTCTTGACCACGTCGCTTCCCGTGCGGGAGCTCCACGACAAAGAGCTGAGCCTCGAAGCGGCGGACTTGGCCAACGCCGTCATCGTCCAGCGGCCCCTCAACACTCATGCCCCCTTTGCGCCATAA